The genome window AGCGGATGGTGGAGAGGACTGGATTCGAACCAGTGAAGGCGGAGCCAGCAGATTTACAGTCTGCCCCCTTTGGCCAACTCGGGAACCTCTCCAAAAAAATATGGAGCCGACGATCGGACTTGAACCGATAACCTGCTGATTACAAGTCAGCTGCTCTGCCAATTGAGCTACGTCGGCGTATGGCGGAGCTGACGGGAGTCGAACCCGCGATCTCCTGCGTGACAGGCAGGCATGTTAGGCCACTACACCACAGCTCCATATGGTGACCCCTAGGGGATTCGAACCCCTGAATGCCAGCGTGAAAGGCTGGTGAGTTAAGCCGCTTCTCCAAGGGGCCATGTCCGTAAAATGGTCGGGGCGACAGGATTTGAACCTGCGACCCTCTGGTCCCAAACCAGATGCGCTACCAAACTGCGCTACGCCCCGAAAAAGCGGACGTTTAGTATTATACAGCAGGAAAAAAATTAAGTCAAGGTGTTTCCTGCAACTCTATCTGCCAGTGGCGCCAGAATTTTTTTCTGTTCAGCATCCGGCCTTGTAGCTGCTACTTTGGGTAAAATAACATGGGCGCCGCTATCCATGCCCTGGCAGCCGGCCAGCAAAATAATATCACCTTTACAGACTTTTTTAAGAGCGGAATCTGTTGCTGACTCCAGTTTTTTATGATACTCAACTTTTAACCCATTTTCCTCCAAAATACTGATAAACGCTTTTCTTTCGGCATCAGTTACCAGGTCTTTCTCGCCGGTAAACTCAGCGCTGTCGGTAACAATAATTTCCGTTAATTTCAGTTTAGAGGCCCATTTACAGACAGTTTCCGCATTCTCAGTATTCACAATAACGCCACGGCTGCCCCTGATGGCCGCGACTAAAATTAGGTTGTTATAGGGCATCATGTTAAGAGTCTCTAGTGTAATGTCGATATTGCCGGCGTTAGCAAAATGATCGTCAATAACGGCAAACTCTCCATCATAAATCAGCTGGAACCGGCGTTCAACGCCGGTAAAGCCGGGCAGTCGTTGTTGAATCAATTCAGGTTCTACCCCGGCAACCAGTGCGATGATAACAGCAACAGTTGAATTGTAGATATTGTGCAAACCCAGTACGCCAAGTTTTAGGCGCAAATCGAGGGCCGGAATTTTTTTACTGCCAATTGTTACGGGCTTAAGAGATTGTAAACGGTAGCTGGTGTTGGTGGTAGATAAATCAACCTCCGATATCAGAAAGTCAGCGTCTGGATCGCCCTTGAGGCTGTAGGTAACAACCTGAGCTTTAGTTTGGTGCTGCAAATCCTTGATCTTTGGTTCATCGGCGTTGAGGATGGCGATTGCGTCAGAATCCAATTCTCGGATAAGGCTTGACTTCCAATACCAGTAATTCTCAAAGGAACCATGGAAGTCAATGTGTTCCCTGGAAACATTGTTAAAGGTGGCAATCGAGTATTTGATGCCTAAGACCCGTTTTAGCTCTAGTCCAGCAGAAGATACTTCCATGGTAACATGGGAGCAATTATTGTCCCGCATCTTCGCAAGCAGCTCAATTAAGTCTTTTGATTGCGGAGTGGTAAGTTCTGCGCTGACCACGGATTCACCGTCTTTAACAACAACTGTGCCAATCAAACCAGTTTTATAACGGGCGGAGAGCAGATGGTCTGTCATAAACGAAGTAGTGGTTTTGCCATTGGAGGCAGTGATGCCAATAATGCAGAGGTCTGCGTCAGGTTTGTCATACATTAAATGACTGATTTCGGCTAATGCCACACGGCTATCCACCACTACAATCATTGGCGCCTCGGTATCGACAGCTTGTTGACCGACAACTGCCACGGCTCCTTTACGGACAGCATCATCAATGAAATCGTGTCCATCTAACTTATAGCCGCTGATGGCAACAAAAATATCGCCGGGTTTTACTTGACCGGAATGATAACTGACACCGGTGACACTTAGTTCTTTTTGATTTAATACCGATGCTACACCGCTAAGTTTGCTTATAATATCTGAAACAGCATAGTTCATGCTCAACCCTCCACCGGATACCTAAACTGAAGTAATTTGCCGGAAAAACTCCCGCCAGATTTCCATGTCAAAAATATCGCTTGGATTATCGGTAATATAGCCATAGCCGACATATAATCCAATTCCCAGGGAAACCAATAACAAAGCCGGGACCCAGATAATCTTTAAAATGAGTAAAATAATCCGCAAAGTTTTTTTCAACTTGACATTCATTTGTTCAACACCTCCTGTAACCACAATTTTACTATATTTTACGTCATTTCGCCACTTGCAAAATATGTACAGGCGCCAAATGGCGCCTGTGTCTAGTCACTATTTATTTTCGTCATTCATCAACATTTTCTCGGCGTTGCGAACCATGACTTTAACCATGTTGCCGCCAATTTTCCCGCCGATACTGCCTACTTCCCGGGTGCTCATGTTTCCCCAACCCTGAGAATTAATTTTTTCCGATAAACCAAGCTCATCGGCAATCTCGTATTTAAATTGATCAAGGAATTGTTCATCCACGAGATTTGTGCGTCTGTTTCTGTTTCGACGTCGGGCCATTTTTGCTCACCTCCCGTTTATATGTTTTGAAGTTTGGGAGATGAGTATGTTATAACAATGTGGAGAAACTGTTCAAATTAGAGAAGATGCCCATCTTCAGGCATCTCACTGTTCCAAACGCACTCTACGCCAGATCTCGGTAAATTCATCCAAAATTTCTGTTATCGGTCTGCCTTCTTGGAGTTGAGAGTTCAATTGTCTGATCCTGGTCACCAGTTCCGGGTCGGCTGTCACTGCAGCATCAGTAATCCCGGATACATTTGATTCGACCTCCCGGGCAACCTGTTCTTTTACTGTTGAAGTATCAGTGTCTGACTCAAGTTCGACCCCAATCAATGCAGATGTCACGATTACGATACTAGACGCAGATTGCACGCCGTTGACCGACTCCGCCTGTGAGTTGATTGTGCTGGTTTGAGGAGTCTGGTTCAAGCCTTGATCCGGCGGTGGCTGTTGGGGGGCGTTGGGTTGCTGGGATTGATTGGGCGGTGAAGGTTGTTGAGGCAAATTTTGATCCGTCTCTGGTCGCCGGAGCATTCCGCAGCCGGGAATTAAGCTAAGACATAAAACAGCAATCAAAATTATGCTAATAATTTTCATGGTTTTGTCCTCCCATATGATGCGTTTGTTTGTAGATTTCCACTCGCCACCAAATCTATTCGTGCAGGATTTTCAGTGCGAGCGGAGAACATAAAGTATGAGAAAGGAGCGTGCATGTGGAAGATAAACTAACATTAATCGCCACCCAAACAGTTCCGGCAAACGAGAACCTGTACATTTTAATTGATTTTTTGAACCGCACTTTGAAGCATAAAAAATTAATTTTTGGCGTTTCGCAACGCGGTGAAGAAATGTTAGTTTCGGTTTATGAAATTTGAGGGGGGGAAGACATTGAACCTTGCTAAATATATTGACCATACACTGCTAAAACCAACCGCCACACCAGCTCAAATTGAAAAACTCTGTCAAGAGGCCCGGGATTATCAATTTGCCACAGTTTGTGTTAATCCGTGGCATGTCGCAAGGGCAGCCAAATCATTGGCCGGTTCCGGGGTAGGCGTGACTACAGTCGTCGGTTTCCCATTAGGAGCCAATAAAACAGATATTAAGGTAAAGGAATCAGAGCTGGCACTGGAAGATGGCGCCACAGAAATTGATATGGTTATTAACATAGGGGCAATGCTCGCTGGCGAGTACGCTGTAGTTGAACAGGATATAGCTGCGGTCGCCAAAGTGGTTGCAAATGCGGGAGTATTAAAAGTGATTATTGAAACCGCTTATCTGAATAACGAGCAAATAACCACGGTTTCAAAAATAACGCGTGCAGCCGGCGCCCAATATGTTAAAACATCAACAGGTTTCGCTGGCGCCGGCGCAAAAGTTGAGCATGTTCAGCTAATGCGTGCAGCAGTTGGCCATGGATTCGGAATCAAGGCCGCCGGGGGCATTGGAGACAGGGCCACTGCTATGGCGATGATTGATGCCGGGGCCACCCGCTTGGGCGCCAGCTCCGGAGTTGCAATTGTCTCCGGTCGAGAAGGGGCAGATTCATATTAACCAGAACCCGTTGGGTTCTGTTTAATTTACCGACTTTTAATCTTTAAGATGTCGCGTCTGTATGATAAAATTAAGTTCGGGAGGGGAGCCTTGTGCAGTCTGGCAAAGTCAAGGTTGTTTTTTTTCTTGCATTGATGATGATATCACTGGGGTTGTTTTTGCTAATTATCTCAAGACCGGACTCGGGCGCCCTTGTCACTGATACCCGTCAAGACAACGGCCGACGCCAGGTAATCCAGGTGGCTTCCGATGAACGCTACTTAACACTGGACTTTTTTGTGTTTCCTGTCGAGGGTGATTTTTGGCAGGTAAGTGGCGATACTCTGGAATTGTTTTTTCATGATATAGGCGCATTTCCCCTTGAGCTAAGAGATTACGCTAAATATATCGACCAACATATCCATGCCGAATTTACTGGTGATAAAGTCGCAGTGTACATTCCCCTTAATTATTTTCCCCAGGCTTTTCGCGTGATTCCGCGGGAGAGCGGCTATCGGGTTCAGTTTTTTATTGAGGGGTTGGCGGGAAAAAGAGTTGCAATTGATCCCGGCCACGGCGGACATGACCCAGGCGCCATCGGCAATGTTCTCGGTTTGTATGAAAAAGACGTCACCTTGGCGGTATCGTTGGCACTTAGAGATATGTTGCAAGAAGCAGGCGTGGAAGTGTTCATGACCAGAGAAACGGATACAATTGTCAACACCGATGTTCAGCCTGGGCAGCACGCAGGTCCCGACTGGCGGTTGCGACGGGATTTGGCAATCGAGCAAAACCCAGATATTTTCCTGTCCATTCATACGAATTCCTATAGCGCTCAAAACGCTTATGGTTTAGAGACCTTTTACAACACCAATTCATACAATGCTTATTCCAGCGGTGTTGCTGCCCGGATTATTCACCGGCATTTATTGGACGAGTTCCAACGACATAACAGGGGAATTAAGCATAAAAATGACGCTGTCTTGCAAGTAGATAACTTCGCAGCTGTGTTAATTGAACTCTTGTTCATTAGCAACCCAGCGGAGGAGCGAATAATGGCACGTCCTGATTTTCCTCAACGTGCTGCCAGGGCAATCTATAACGCCCTTGATGAGTACTTTGCCGGTCCTGGAGGCTATTGATATGAAGCTTACGATTAAATCTCGTCAACAACCAACAGTGATTTACCCCGAGCTGGTTGAGATATATCAACCTGTGTTGGGGTTTGAGCCAGTTTCGGTCTGGATTAATATTTATCATAACCTGATTAACGATTTACCGGTTACCGAGACAGAATTGATTCAGCAAATGAACATCAGTCTGCGTTCCCTGCGGGAAGCGCTGGGCGCTTTGAAGAGGTATCACCTGGTACAATCTGGGGGAGAAGATGAGTATATGTTGCAATTTCCCCTGCCGGCGCCTGAGATTGCCCGGGCGGTAGAATCGGGTCGGTTTCCGGCAGAAACCAATCGGAGGATGTTGACTTTAATTGAGTCTTTTCAGTTAAAACGTGGACAGGCCTTCCAGGGGGAGGAACCGAAACCAGCCGCAAGCAGTGCGGCGACCGGCCTCAGTGAACAACAAGTTGACGAGTTGACAACCCGCTTCATCAACGAATGTCGCTTTATTCCCAATAAACAATTACGGGAACGTTTTGATTTATGGTTTGAACAAATTCAGGACCCGAGACTGCTGGAGGAACTCTTGGAGCGTACCCGCAAAAAGGTTGAATTGGAGGGGACGCGAGGAAGC of Bacillota bacterium contains these proteins:
- a CDS encoding alpha/beta-type small acid-soluble spore protein, encoding MARRRNRNRRTNLVDEQFLDQFKYEIADELGLSEKINSQGWGNMSTREVGSIGGKIGGNMVKVMVRNAEKMLMNDENK
- the deoC gene encoding deoxyribose-phosphate aldolase, which produces MKFEGGKTLNLAKYIDHTLLKPTATPAQIEKLCQEARDYQFATVCVNPWHVARAAKSLAGSGVGVTTVVGFPLGANKTDIKVKESELALEDGATEIDMVINIGAMLAGEYAVVEQDIAAVAKVVANAGVLKVIIETAYLNNEQITTVSKITRAAGAQYVKTSTGFAGAGAKVEHVQLMRAAVGHGFGIKAAGGIGDRATAMAMIDAGATRLGASSGVAIVSGREGADSY
- a CDS encoding N-acetylmuramoyl-L-alanine amidase; this translates as MQSGKVKVVFFLALMMISLGLFLLIISRPDSGALVTDTRQDNGRRQVIQVASDERYLTLDFFVFPVEGDFWQVSGDTLELFFHDIGAFPLELRDYAKYIDQHIHAEFTGDKVAVYIPLNYFPQAFRVIPRESGYRVQFFIEGLAGKRVAIDPGHGGHDPGAIGNVLGLYEKDVTLAVSLALRDMLQEAGVEVFMTRETDTIVNTDVQPGQHAGPDWRLRRDLAIEQNPDIFLSIHTNSYSAQNAYGLETFYNTNSYNAYSSGVAARIIHRHLLDEFQRHNRGIKHKNDAVLQVDNFAAVLIELLFISNPAEERIMARPDFPQRAARAIYNALDEYFAGPGGY
- a CDS encoding DUF4264 domain-containing protein encodes the protein MHVEDKLTLIATQTVPANENLYILIDFLNRTLKHKKLIFGVSQRGEEMLVSVYEI
- the murE gene encoding UDP-N-acetylmuramyl-tripeptide synthetase, giving the protein MNYAVSDIISKLSGVASVLNQKELSVTGVSYHSGQVKPGDIFVAISGYKLDGHDFIDDAVRKGAVAVVGQQAVDTEAPMIVVVDSRVALAEISHLMYDKPDADLCIIGITASNGKTTTSFMTDHLLSARYKTGLIGTVVVKDGESVVSAELTTPQSKDLIELLAKMRDNNCSHVTMEVSSAGLELKRVLGIKYSIATFNNVSREHIDFHGSFENYWYWKSSLIRELDSDAIAILNADEPKIKDLQHQTKAQVVTYSLKGDPDADFLISEVDLSTTNTSYRLQSLKPVTIGSKKIPALDLRLKLGVLGLHNIYNSTVAVIIALVAGVEPELIQQRLPGFTGVERRFQLIYDGEFAVIDDHFANAGNIDITLETLNMMPYNNLILVAAIRGSRGVIVNTENAETVCKWASKLKLTEIIVTDSAEFTGEKDLVTDAERKAFISILEENGLKVEYHKKLESATDSALKKVCKGDIILLAGCQGMDSGAHVILPKVAATRPDAEQKKILAPLADRVAGNTLT
- a CDS encoding DNA-directed RNA polymerase subunit beta codes for the protein MNVKLKKTLRIILLILKIIWVPALLLVSLGIGLYVGYGYITDNPSDIFDMEIWREFFRQITSV